In Tenrec ecaudatus isolate mTenEca1 chromosome 4, mTenEca1.hap1, whole genome shotgun sequence, a single window of DNA contains:
- the LOC142445644 gene encoding olfactory receptor 5AN6-like has protein sequence MAWGRNTTKISRFIILGFYEFPKLTIVFFSIFLGIYLITVSWNVVLITLIRMDSHLHTPMYFFLSNLSFLDICYVSTISPRMLSDFFQKHKSISFVGCTVQYFFFSSLGLTECCLLAAMAYDRYAAICSPLLYTAIMSPTLCMQMVAGACVTGFFGSFIQLCALLQLHFCGPNVINHFFCDLPQLLLLSCTDTFFFQVMTSVLTVIYGLTSVLVIMISYGYIVATILKIASAEGRFKAFNTCASHITAVTLFFGSGIFVYMYPNSGDSLSQNKLASVLYTIIIPMLNPLIYSLRNKEIKDALKRWKKRILSEN, from the coding sequence ATGGCTTGGGGAAGAAACACTACAAAAATAAGCAGGTTCATCATCCTGGGGTTCTATGAATTTCCTAAGCTCACCATTGTCTTCTTTTCGATATTCCTAGGAATCTACCTCATCACAGTGTCCTGGAACGTGGTCCTTATTACCCTCATCAGAATGGACTCCCATctacacacacccatgtacttttTCCTCAGTAACTTGTCCTTTCTAGACATCTGCTATGTTTCCACTATATCCCCCAGGATGCTCTCAGACTTCTTCCAGAAGCACAAATCCATCTCCTTTGTAGGGTGCACCGTGCAGTACTTCTTCTTCTCTAGCCTGGGTCTGACTGAGTGCTGTCTCCTGGCAGCTATGGCCTATGATCGATATGCTGCCATTTGCAGTCCTCTGCTCTACACCGCCATCATGTCCCCCACCCTCTGCATGCAAATGGTAGCAGGAGCTTGCGTAACCGGATTCTTTGGCTCATTTATCCAGTTATGTGCCTTACTTCAACTCCATTTCTGTGGGCCGAATGTCATCAACCATTTCTTCTGTGACCTGCCCCAATTGCTGCTCCTATCCTGCACTGACACTTTCTTCTTTCAAGTCATGACCTCTGTGCTGACAGTGATCTATGGACTGACCTCTGTCCTGGTTATCATGATATCCTATGGTTATATCGTTGCCACCATTCTGAAGATCGCATCAGCTGAGGGCAGGTTCAAGGCTTTCAACACCTGTGCTTCTCATATAACAGCAGTGACCCTCTTCTTTGGCTCAGGGATCTTTGTTTACATGTATCCGAACTCGGGTGATTCCTTGAGCCAAAACAAGTTGGCATCAGTCTTATATACTATTATTATCCCCATGTTAAATCcactgatttacagcctcaggaacaaaGAAATCAAAGATGCCTTAAAAAGATGGAAGAAGAGAATTCTCTCCGAGAACTGA